The Peribacillus simplex genome contains the following window.
AAAATGCGATAGAAAATCTGTTCAAACAGGTCTGTATCTTTAAAGCGTCGCTCATAATTTTTCCCAAACGTAGAGAAATGAGGTACTTTATCATGGAAACCATAGCCTAAGAACCAACGGTAAGCCATATTAGTTTCAACTTCTTCAATCGTTTTACGCATGGAACGAATACCGAAGGTATATTGAATGAATGTCAGTTTAACTAAAATAACTGGATCAATACTTGGGCGTCCTACCTCTGAATACATATCTTTCACCAAGTCATAAATGAAAGTGAAGTCAATGGCAGCCTCTAGTTTACGAACCAAATGGTTCGGTGGCACCAGTTGATCTAACGTAATCATTTCAAGTTGATCTCGCTGAATAGAGTCATGTTTCGAAAGCATCCTCATCACCTCAAGTTTTAATACTTCTATTTTAAAACAAAAGCGACTCAGGGCAAAAGTGTTTATCTAAAAGATAAGACAAAGTTGATTGGAACGGAAGGTACGAGACTCCTGCGGGAAAAGCGCGTCTAGGGGAGACCCCGCAGGCGAAAGCCGAGGAGGCTCCCCGACCGCCCGCGGAAAGCGAGTGCCTGGAGTGGAAATCAACGGCCAAATTGTACAACTCATAAAAAATAGACAAACTCGTTTTCCTCGAGTTTGTCTACAGTCTGAAAGACCAACTAATTGTTGGTCTTTCAATTTATAATGTCGTTTTCAAATAACTTTGAACTTCATCCTGCAGCTTGGAGTATAAGCTTGTTTCCGATTCAAAAACCTGTTTTTCAAGCATTTTGAATTTTTCGGGCTGATCTAAGTTTATTTCAATCAATACCTTGAATTCATATGTTGCATTCCCGATTAAATCTATTGAATACTTTTGGCTTTCTTCATCATGATGGACGACGCATTTAACTTTTCCACCGTTATTATAGACAGATATTTCACTTTCCAACGAGTTAATTCCAACAGAGCATGTTACTAGGCTTGATGCTGACATCGCCGTTCCACATGCATTAGTGAAGCCTACTCCCCGTTCAAATGTCCGCACATAAATGCTCCCTGGTTCAAGCTCTTTCACAAAGCTGACATTGACACCATCAGGGAAAAGCGCATTCGGTTGATTGACCTTTGTCGAAAGGTCTGCCTGCAAATCACTTTGCAAAACGTCACTATCGACGAGAGTGATTAAATGTGGATTAGGAACCGCCAATGCCGAAAATAAAAGGGTATCATGAAGTTCCGGCATTGGTTCGTTTAGCAATTGTTCTTTTGCTAATACAAGAGGAAGATCCTTTACATTAAAACTTACCGGGGAAATTTCCACCTTGAAAGTCGGGATGCCCTCATAAATATCTTCCGTTTTCTCCACGAGTAGATTTGCCTTCATCGTTTCCACAATCATTTTATCGAGCCCTAGAACGTCGTTCGCATAACGCGCAACACAGCGAAGTCCATTGCCACACATCGAAGCTTCCGATCCATCCGCATTAAAGACACGCATCCGGCAATCAGCCTGTTCACTTTCCATTACAAACAAAATACCGTCCGCTCCAAGCTTTTCCCTATTGCATAGGGCCTTCGCGAAATTTTTTCGCTCTTCTTCAGTAAACGTCAAGGCCGTAGTCAATTCATCAATTATTAAGAAATCATTACCTGATCCATGGCTTTTTAAACCTTCAATAATCATCCTGTCACATCCTCTAATATGCTGCTAGTCATTTATCATTTTTTAATATTCTATATCATAGCATTTTCAGAATGGATGTGTCATCGAGTAATTCACAATAAATCCATTTTTTTCGTCAAAAATATACAATAAGAAGAGCGGTTGGAATAAGAGAGAACTCATTCCAACCGCTCTTCCATAATATTAACCGAGCATACTGATGATGAAATAGACGATAAACATTCCAGCACTCACATACATCGGGGCTGACACTTCTTTCGCCTTTCCGGTAACAAGCTTCAAGAACGGGTACAGAATGAAACCGAATGCCATTCCATCCGCGATACTGTATGTGAATGGAATGATCGTGATGATCATGATTGCAGGTATACTCTCGGTTAAATCGCTGAAATCCAGCTTTTTAATGTTTCCGAGCATCAAAATGCCAATAATAATTAAAATGGGGGCAATGGCGCTATCAGGGATCACTTTAATCACTGGTATAAACAGCAAGGATAGAATGAATAGCAAACCCGTCACCACTGAAGTAAAACCGGTTCTGCCTCCAGATGCGATTCCTGCTGCGGTTTCAACTGTTGCAACGGTAGGGCTCGATCCGAATATACCTGAAAATAAAACGGAAACACTTGTCGCCTGCAGCGACTTTTTATAGGCGTCCTGGCGGTTGATACTGTCTACATGCCCGTGTACAAGACCAATATTTTCAAAAACAAGAACCATCGTCATCGCAAATACACTTATCCAGAATTCAATTCGGTCCGCTTCCATGAACGATAATGAAAAGAAGAGATCGCCGTAGGAAGCTGTGTCTATGCCTGAAAAATGGATTTCCGATAGTTGAACCGTCCCGAAACAATAGGCAATAAGGCTACCTGCCAGGATGGTAATCATGAAGTTACCGGGGACATTCTTGATGAATAGCGTGATTGCCAGTAAAAAGGTTAACACCGTTGCACACACTGCTGGATCGCTTAAATCTCCCAATGCGACGATAGATGATGAACCTCCCGTGATTATCCCGCCCTTCTCGAGACCGATTAGCATCAAGAACAAGCCAAGACCAACAGATATGGCTTCTTTTATCGAACTTGGAATTGACTCACTGATTAACTTAGAGTATTTTGTAAAAGCAATGACTACAAAAATAACCCCTGAGATAAACACAGCACCAAGCGCCGATTGCCAAGATAGACCCATCCCTTGAACCATGGTATAAGCAAAAAGGGCATTTACGCCCATTCCTGGAACGAGGAGGATTGGGACATTCGCCCAAATTCCTATCATGACACAGCTTAAAGCAGATAAAAGAATCGTGGCAATCACTGCACCATTAACTGGTATGCCTGCTTCCGATAAAATCAGGGAATTCACGATGAGTATATAGACTATCGTAAAATAGCCGACGACTCCAGCAAGGATTTCACGCTTTCCATTCGTTCCATAGTCTGAAAAATGGAAAAACGCTTCCAAGTTTAATTTCTTCATGTTGTATCCTTATAAAATTTATCCCTCGCCCACCCGTTTGTATTAGTGACAAACTACACTTCGCGATTTTATCAAAAAAAAGGATAAAAATAAATAGTATGGCTTAAAATTTGAAAAAAACTGCCGGAAATAATCCCGACAGCTTCGATAAATATATTATTTTTGTTCTTCCGCATACCCATCGACTATCAATTCCAGCTTCCCTGTATCGGGTGAAATGATAAGACCATGTACAGGAATATTTTTAGGTATTAAAGGATGTCCTTTAATCACTTCCACACTTTTCTTAACACTTTCATAAACATCATCAAATCCGCGAAGCCAACTGCGAATATCTATTCCTGCAGCTCCAAGGGTATCGATGGTGCTCTGTGGAATATCACGTTCAACCATTTTCCCTACTACAGAATCTGCATCTACTGATGCCATTCCACAGTCATGGTGAGGTATGACGAATACTTCATCTGCCTTTAGCTCATAAATGGCAATCAGGATACTCCGCATGACACTTCCAAATGGATGGGAGACGATTGCCCCGGCAGTCTTCAGGATTTTGACATCGCCATTTTTGATATTCAAGGATTTTGGCAATAGTTCAACGAGCCGAGTATCCATACAGCTTATGATGACCATACGTTTCTCAGGGAACTTATCCGTTCTATACTTAACATAATCACCTTTTTCTACAAACTGTTCATTAAAATTAAGAATCTCATTAAGTAAACTCATATTTACCACCTTTTATTATGTAATCAATCTATGTATCCTTCTATAATTATATCAAATATTAAAAGGATTTGCTAAAGGATAACACTAGTCAATTTGAACGATGATTTAGAGTGGCTGCACAAAACCCAAAGACGATGATTTTAGGGATTTCATCAACATTGGATGAAAAAGAAAGTATGGGGGTATTTGTCTTGAATCGTCTCCCCCATTCCATAGGCATCCAACCTTCTTGGTATGAAACGATCTTTTCCCCATCTTTTGTGGCTATCTCAAAAGAATTCACACTCCCCGGCGTTTGAATGGGCATCCATTCTGTGCCGTCTTCCTTATATATCATTCCATTGATCTTCACGAATGAACGATTTTCTTGATACGATCCAATAAGGCCGCCTTGATCATCCATGATCGTCATTTTATTGAAAAGCCCTCTTTTGATATGGTACTTGGCTAACAAGCGCCCCTCATTGTCCACCAGTTCATATCGCTTGGCCAGGAGCATCGACAAGAAATTGGGAATCATCCACATGAACCACTTCATATTCAAATCACGTATCTCGCCCATTAGAGATCCATCAGGTGCAAAGAGAAGCAGCCGCAATGTCGGTGCTGGCATAAAAGTCAATAAAACATGTTCATTTTTTAATAACCCGGCATTCGTCCCGACGAATTCATCAGGCAATTCCTTAATTCTACTTTCATATATCCTGTGACTGATAAATTGGACAATACTAAATAAAATAAAAGGAAACGTTATCAATAGTATATTGCCAGGTATCAACGAAAAAATATGGCAAATGAAAAATACAACGGCCAAAACAAGAGATATCCAAGAGGCATTGAAATTTGAATTGCTCGTTTTTTGATAATATTCGCGTATATTCATATTCTGCTCTTTTCCTCACCCCTTACAAGAAAGTTTGCCGCCTTAAGCGAACATTAATTAGCAGTACTACAAGCCGCCCGTCTTTCACTTCCTAAAGTGCATTGAAGTTGTTATCATATTACTTTATTCGCTTTAATATGATCTATTCCCTTTTTAATGAAGGGCAATTCCCAACATGGTTCATATAAAAAAGGACTCCAAATACGGAATCCTTTTACATCATTCTATAAAATCCTAAAAATTAAGGGGAACCTGTAATCCGTTCCTTCATAAGCCCTTACAGCAGCAATGATGGTGAATACGACTAAAGCTATCCCGATAACCGGCAATAGCAAGAATCCAATCAATACTATAGTAAGTATCCCTGCAACTATTGAATATACAGTGTAGGAAATGAAAAAATTCAGGTATTCCCTTCCATGATAATCCACAAATTGTGACGAGTCCTTTTTCAATAACCAAATCACTAAAGGACCGATAAATGCTGTAAAAAAGCTGATTACATAAATAAGGGCAGCAAACACTTTCTCATCTTTAGTAGGCATAGTGTCTTCTCCTCCTCTCTCATATTAATAATTACGAATCAGTTGAAAAATAGTTTCATTTTCCTTTCATTATATTCGAAAAAAGTAAAAATGGACTGCCTTTTCTTCATGAAACCCTATTGGCAATACATTTAACGAAAAATCCGAACATGTTCATCCGTCTTGTGCATACAGATTAAATAATGGATTGTCCCATACCTTCTAGAATGGAGTGATGTTTTTTTGCTGAACGATTTTCAAGCCTTCATCCTTGGAATCATTCAAGGCTTGACTGAGTTTTTACCTATTTCAAGTACTGGACATTTATATTTAGGACGGCATATATTCCATCTTGACGAGGCCGGCATTTTTCTTGATACCATGCTCCATATCGGTACATTGCTG
Protein-coding sequences here:
- a CDS encoding NCS2 family permease, producing MKKLNLEAFFHFSDYGTNGKREILAGVVGYFTIVYILIVNSLILSEAGIPVNGAVIATILLSALSCVMIGIWANVPILLVPGMGVNALFAYTMVQGMGLSWQSALGAVFISGVIFVVIAFTKYSKLISESIPSSIKEAISVGLGLFLMLIGLEKGGIITGGSSSIVALGDLSDPAVCATVLTFLLAITLFIKNVPGNFMITILAGSLIAYCFGTVQLSEIHFSGIDTASYGDLFFSLSFMEADRIEFWISVFAMTMVLVFENIGLVHGHVDSINRQDAYKKSLQATSVSVLFSGIFGSSPTVATVETAAGIASGGRTGFTSVVTGLLFILSLLFIPVIKVIPDSAIAPILIIIGILMLGNIKKLDFSDLTESIPAIMIITIIPFTYSIADGMAFGFILYPFLKLVTGKAKEVSAPMYVSAGMFIVYFIISMLG
- a CDS encoding DUF4870 domain-containing protein, with amino-acid sequence MPTKDEKVFAALIYVISFFTAFIGPLVIWLLKKDSSQFVDYHGREYLNFFISYTVYSIVAGILTIVLIGFLLLPVIGIALVVFTIIAAVRAYEGTDYRFPLIFRIL
- the dapF gene encoding diaminopimelate epimerase, with protein sequence MIIEGLKSHGSGNDFLIIDELTTALTFTEEERKNFAKALCNREKLGADGILFVMESEQADCRMRVFNADGSEASMCGNGLRCVARYANDVLGLDKMIVETMKANLLVEKTEDIYEGIPTFKVEISPVSFNVKDLPLVLAKEQLLNEPMPELHDTLLFSALAVPNPHLITLVDSDVLQSDLQADLSTKVNQPNALFPDGVNVSFVKELEPGSIYVRTFERGVGFTNACGTAMSASSLVTCSVGINSLESEISVYNNGGKVKCVVHHDEESQKYSIDLIGNATYEFKVLIEINLDQPEKFKMLEKQVFESETSLYSKLQDEVQSYLKTTL
- a CDS encoding beta-class carbonic anhydrase, with the translated sequence MSLLNEILNFNEQFVEKGDYVKYRTDKFPEKRMVIISCMDTRLVELLPKSLNIKNGDVKILKTAGAIVSHPFGSVMRSILIAIYELKADEVFVIPHHDCGMASVDADSVVGKMVERDIPQSTIDTLGAAGIDIRSWLRGFDDVYESVKKSVEVIKGHPLIPKNIPVHGLIISPDTGKLELIVDGYAEEQK